GTCATCGACGGCCGCCTCGACGATTCGGTCTGGCTCGCCGCCCGCCCCATCGGCGGGTTCGTGCAGCACGAGCCGTTCGACGGCCGCGACGCCACCGAGCGGACCGAGGTCCGGATCCTGTTCGACCGCGGCGCGCTCTATATCGGCGCTCGGCTGTTCGACCAGAACCCCGCCGGAATCATCCGCGGCGAAACCCGGCGCGATTTGGCGTTGAAGGAGCAGGACACGTTCATGATCCTGCTCGACACCTTCCGCGACCGCCAGAACGGGTTCTTGTTCGCCACCACCCCCGCGGGCGTCGAGCACGACGGCCAGATCAACAAGGAAGGCGAAGGCGGCTTTGGCGGCCCGGTCGGCAATGCGCCGAGCGTCACCGGCGCCAACGAGAACGTGAACTGGGACGGCACCTGGGAAGTCCGCACCACGATTGACGAGCAGGGCTGGTCGGCCGAGTTCCGGATTCCGTTCGAGACCCTCCGGTACGGGAGCGGGAAGCCGCAGGTGTGGGGGCTCAACCTGGCCCGGTTCATCCGCCGGAAGAACGAAGAGGATTTCTGGTCTCCGGTGCCTCGGCAGCACACCTTGTTTCGAGTCTCGATGGCCGGATCGCTCGAAGGGCTGGAGCCGCCGTCGACCCGGACGCTGCTGCTCACACCGTCAGTCGTCGGATCGCTGCAAAAAGACTACCGGGCCAACACGGCCACCGATGCCGCCCTCGAATTCGGGGCCGACGCCAAGATCGGCCTCACGCCGAGCCTAACGCTTGACCTGACCTATAACACCGACTTTGCCCAGGTCGAGGCCGACGACCAACAAGTCAACCTGACCCGGTTCAATCTGTTCTTTCCTGAGAAGCGGCCGTTCTTCCTGGAGAACGCCGGCGTGTTTGCCTTCGGGACCCCCCAATCGGCCGATATCTTCTTCAGCCGCCGGATCGGGCTCGACCGGAACAACCAGCAGGTCCCGATCGACGGCGGCGGGCGGCTCTCAGGCAAGATCGGCCGCCTATCCCTCGGCCTCCTCGACGTCCAAGCCGGGAACAACTACTCGGTGGGCCGGGTCATCTACGATCTGCCGCATCGCTCCCGGATCGGCGCCATTGCCGTCAGCCGGATCAATACCGATAGCACCGGCGACCACAATGTCACCTTCGGCCTCGACGGCAAGCTCGGCATCGGCGAGGCCATTTCATTGGATGGCTACGCCGCCCACTCCGAGACCCCGGGCTCGACCGGCCGATCCAACGTCGTCAATCTGAGCGGAACCTACACCACCAGAACCTGGGAGCTCGGCAGCGCGTTCCGCCGGGTCGACGCGGGATTCCGGCCGGATGTCGGCTATCTCGAACGGCCCGCGTTCCAATTCATCAGCCTCCGGGTGCTCCGGCATCTGCGGACCCCGAACCTCGCCTGGTTCCGGGAAGCCCGGCCGCACATCACCTTTCGCCAATACGACGACCTCGACGGCAAACCCCAGAGCCGGCTGCTTCACATCGACACTCATTTCGTGTTTGCCAACGGCGCGTTCTTCGAGCTTCCGGGCGTCAACTTCACCCGCGAAGCGCTCCGCGCCCCCTTCGAGATCGCGCCGGGCGTGATCATTCCAATGGGCACCTACGATCACTTCGAGTGGGCGCCGATCTTCAACACCAACTTGAGCTCGCCGTACTCGATTTCCGGCGGAGTTACTCTGGGCGGGTTCTACTCCGGGCACAAGAAGGGCGTCACCCTGACGCTCAACGCCCGGCCCACCGACCGGATCAACTCGAGTCTCCGGTGGTCCTACGACGACGTGGACTTGGCCGAGGGAAGTTTCCACCGGACCCTGGTGGGATTCCGGTTCGGGTACGCCTTCTCGCCCCGGGTGTTCATCCAGGGACTCACCCAGTACAGCAACCAGGCGGAGAGTCTGTCGGCCAACATCCGGTTCGGGTGGCTCGGCCCCGCCGGTACCGGCCTGTTCGTTGTGTTCAACGAAGGCCGCGCCAGCGGTGAGGAGCCGGGACTCGTCAATCGAGTCGTGGTCGTCAAGTTCACCAAGCAACTCGATTGGGCCCGCTAACGCCCTCCGCTGTATCTTCCGTCAGTCCCTTCCAATCAGGCCACCATGCTTGCGTCCATCAGTGTCGCCTTTGTGCTTGCCGCCCTCCAGACTCCAACGATCGCCTCGCTCCGGATCACGCCGAGCCAGCCGGTCGTCGCCGCCCACGACACCCTCCGGGTCCGGGCCGAAGCGCTCGACGCCTCCGGCGCCGTCATCGGCTCCGCCCGGATTCGGTTCGTGACCGCCGGCTTCGCCAATGCGGGCGCAGTCGACTCCACCGGCCTGATCAGCACCGCCTCGCCCGGCATCTTGCCGATCTCCATCCTTGCCACCGTGCCCGGCGGCGCCCGACCGTTCACCCGGCGGATCGAGGTCACCATCGTCGCCGGACCGGCCGCCACGATCAGGATCGCGCCGATGCCGGCCCGGGTCGTCATCGGGCAGCGGATCCAATTGGCCGCCTTTCTCAAAACCGCCTTCGGCGACTCGACTTCCGGAGCCACCACGTGGATTTCCTCGGCGCCCGGAGTGGTCCGCGTTGCCGACGGGCTCCTGACGGCGGTGGCGACCGGCACCGCCGAGATCTCGGCGGCGGTGGGCCGCGCCCGGACCAGTTTTCGGGTGGCCGTCCTCCCGGCGCCCAGCTCGCTCGCGATCACTCCGAACCGGCCCACCGTCAGGCAGGGCGATGTGGTGCCGTTTCAGATGGTCGCGAAGGACCGGAACGGCCGGGCCATCGAAGGACTGAACCCAACCTGGTCGTTTTCGCCCGGCCACGGACAGATCGAGGCCGACGGCAACTTCGTCGCCTATGAGACCGGGCAATACCTGATCACCGGAAATCTCGGCAGCTTAAGCACCGTCGCCACGGTGGTGGTCACCCCGCGCGAGGTGCGCCGGAAGGCGACCGTGGTCGGGCAGTTGGTCCGCTCCAAGCTCGAAACCTCCGAAGTCTGGCTTCATCCGAACGGCAAGGTGGCTTACCTCGGCACCACCCGCGGCGGCGACCGGCTCTACACGGTCGACATCAGCGACCCGGCCAAGCCGACCATCGTCGACTCGATCCAAGACGACATGCGGACCCTGAACGACGTGATGACAACCGCCGACGGCAAGGTGCTGGTGTTCACCCGCGAAGGCGCCTCGAACCGGAAGAACGGGATCGTCATCGCCACCTTGGACGACCCCCTCCACCCCAAGAAGGTGGCCGACTTCACCGACGGCGTGACCGCCGGGGTCCACTCGGCGTTCGTCTACACCGACCCCAAGTACGGGAGCCACGTCTTTCTCACCAACGACGGCACCGGCGCCATCGACGTGGTCGACATCAACGATCCGGCCCATCCGAAACGCGCGGCCACGTGGCGGACCGACACCCCGATCGAGGCCGGCCGCTACATTCACGACATCGATGTCCAGGACGGCTTGCTCTACGGGAGCTATTGGAATGACGGGCTGATCATCCTGGACGTCGGCAACGGGATCAAGGGCGGCACGCCGACCAATCCCCAATTCGTGTCGCAATTCAAGTACGACCTGCCCTCGCTCTATCGCGACGCCGAGATTACCGGCGGCACCGGTTACATCCGCGGCACCCACACGGCGTGGCGGCACAAGAATTACGTCTTCATCGCCGACGAGGTCTTCGGCTTCGAAGAACTCCAGAGCAAAACTGGGCGGGCGTACGGACGGCTCCAGGTCATCGACGTGAGCGATATTACCAAGCCGAAGTCGGTGGCCTGGTATGAGCCCGAGTACGGCGGCGTCCATAACGTGTGGGTCGCCGGCGACACCCTCTATATGGGCGCCTACAACGCAGGGTTCCGGGCGTTCGACATCTCGGGCGAGCTTCGCGGCGACCTCCGGGCCCAGCGCCGGGAGATCGTCCATGCCCAGGTGTCGTCGCCCGACGGCTTCATCCCGAACTTCACGATGACGTGGGGCGTCGTCGTCAAGAACGGGTTGGCCTATGTGAACGACATCAACGGCGGGTTGTTCATTGTCCGGATCGAACCGAAGAAGACCGACCTGGTACCCTAACCGAATGGATGAGCTGTGAGCTTCCGATTCAAGAACTCCGCGATCGTCCTCTCCGCCGCCATGGGGTTGGGGACGGCCTGCGCTCGCACTCGTGAGGTCGATGACAAGACGCTCGCGGCCGCCGAGCGCGACTCGGCCAACTGGCTCACCCACGGCCGGACTTGGTCCGAGCAGCGGATGAGTCCGCTGCACCAGATCGACGATACTTCGGTCGCCCGGCTCGGCCTTGCCTGGTGGGCCGACCTCGGCACCCTCCATGGCCTCGAGGCCACTTCCCTTGCCAACGACGGCGTCCTCTATACCACCAGCGCCTGGAGCGTGGTCTACGCCATCGACGCTCGCACCGGCAAGCTCCTCTGGCGGTTCGATCCCGAGGTGCCCAAGGATCACGGCAAGTTCGCCTGCTGCGACGTGGTGAACCGCGGGGTGGCCCTGTACCGGGGCCGGGTGTTCGTGGCCACGATCGACGGCCGGCTGATCGCCATCGACCAGGTCACCGGCAAACCGGTTTGGACCGCCCAGACGACGCCGAGGGACGGCCCCTACGCAATCACCGGCGCCCCGCGGATCGCGGACGGCAAGGTCGTGATCGGGAACGCCGGCTCGGAGTACGCGGTCCGCGGGTTCGTGGCGGCCTATGACGCCATGACCGGCGCACTCGCGTGGCGGAGCTACATGGTGCCCGGTGATCCCTCGAAGGGCTTCGAATCGAAGGCCCTCGAACGCTCGGCCAAGACCTGGTCGGGCGAGTGGTGGAAAGGCGGGGGCGGCGGCAGTCCCTGGGATCCGATTGTCTCCGATCCCACGCTCGGCCTGATCTACGTCGGCACCGGCAACGCATCGCCTTGGTATCCGGAACTGCGCGGTCCCGTCCCCGGCGACAATCTCTATGCGGCGTCGATCGTGGCCCTCGAGGCAACGACCGGCGAAATCGTTTGGCACTACCAGACCACCCCGGGCGACAGCTGGGACTACGACGCCACCCAGCCGATCGTCCTTGCCGACCTGACCTTCGCGGGGAAGCCCAGGCGCGTGCTGATGCAGGCCAACAAGAACGGGTTCTTCTATGTGATCGATCGGGAAACCGGCGTGCTGATTTCCGCGACGCCCTTCGCCAAAATGACCTGGGCTACCGGGATCGACTCCGCCGGCCGGCCGATCATCAACCCGGCCGCGCGTCCGAGCCGCGAAGGGGCGCTGGTGATGCCATCGGATCTTGGGGCCCATAACTGGCACCCGATTTCGTTCAGCCGCACCACGGGGTTCGTCTATTTCGGCGTCACCGACCAGGCGCCCGCGATGCACGTCGTCGATCCGCAATTCGTACTCAAGGCCAGCGATCAAACCGTCGGGTATGATGCCCGCTACCAAGGACCTCTCACCGCGGAGCTGGCGGCCGCCAAGCCCGTCGGCCGGCTGGTGGCGTGGGATCCGATCAATGGCCGAGAAGCCTGGCGGGTCGACCTGCCGGTGTCCCGGAGCGGCGGCACTCTTGTCACCGCGGGAAACCTGGTGTTTCAAGGCCGTGGCGACGGCAAGTTGGTGGCGTATCGAGCTGACGACGGGAAGCCGGTGTGGGAGTACGACGCCGGCGTCGGGATCGCCGCCGCGCCGATGACCTATGCGGTGGATCAGGTCCAGTACGTCGCGGTCGTGGTGGCGCCGCCGCTGTTGTACGTCGATCCGGGCATCAAGACCGGACCCGGCCGGCTGCTGGTTTTTGCCCTCGGCAAGAATGCGCCCCTGCCATCCGTCGTTAGGGTCGAGACCCCGATCCCGCCGCCCGCGGCGACCGTCGCCGCGACGCCCAAGGAGCTGGCGGAGGGTGCGGCCCTGTCCGCGCTCCACTGCGACCGCTGCCACAGCCCCGATCTCAATCTGGTGAAGAGCGGCGCGGTCCCGGACCTCCGACGGGCTACGACCGCTACCCATACAGCCTTCGAATCCATTGTACTCGGCGGAGCGCGACGGGCCCTCGGGATGCCGACCTTCGTCAAGGACCTCACCGCCGAGCAGGCCCGCTGGATTCAGGCCTACATCCTCGACCAAGCGCGACGGGCCACGGCGGGGCCGCCTCGTACCGGTCACCACTAGGATGGCACTATGACACCGCTTGCGCCGCTGCTCACCTGTCTCTTCCTGGGCTCCGCCCCCGAGCGCGGAACCCTCGTCGTCACCAACATGAACGACAACACCGCGGAGCAACGGCGACAGCATCGTGGTGGTCCTCGACACCAAATCCGGCCGCGCTGTGGATACGCTCCGGGGTTTCGGATCAGCGTTCCGGCGGAGAACGTCCTGACGACCACGGAGTTTCCGGGTTCGGCCTCGCCCGAGGGCGTTACGGCCGGCGCCGACGGATTTGTCTACATCACGCTCCAGGGACGGAACCAAGCGGCCGCCATCGATCTCGCCACGGGGAAAATCCCCTGGCACCTACCCGTTGGGGCCTGGTCCGACGGGATCGCCTACGCGAAGGCTCGGTAACCGATGCGATACTCCCCGATTGTCATGGCCCTCATCGCGGCCGCCCTGCTTGCGCCCCAAGCAACCGCCCAAGAAGGGGTGGCGCCGTTTACGACCGATTTCCCGCCTGAGGAATTTGCCGCGAGACGCCTGGCCGTGGCGCGCGCCATTGGACCGGACGCCATCGCAGTCATCCAAGGCGCCCCATCGCCCCAGGGCTATGTCCGATTCCGGCAGAGCAACGAGGCCTATTACTTGTCCGGCGTCGAGGCCCCCCACCTGCTGCTGTTGATCGAGGGCGGCACCGGACGCACGACCCTCTACCTTCCCCACCGAAACGCCGGCCGCGATCGAGGCGAAGGCCGGATGCTCTCGGCCGAAGATGCCGAGGAAGTCATCAAGCTGACCGGGGTGCACGCGGTCTTCGGCCCGGAGCTTCTCGGCGAGCACCTCGGCCGGATGGTCAACCGCGCCGGGCGCACCCTCTATACGCCGCACGCGCCCGCCGAGGGCGCGGTGATGAGCCGGGATCTCGGCCTCCGGGTCAACGCCGACATCGCGTCCGATCCGTGGGACGGTCGGCCCTCGCGCGAGGGCCATTTCATCGGCCTGCTCAAGAGCCGGTTCCCCCGCTTCGAAATCGCCGACCTGACCCCGACGCTCGACGGCCTCCGCCTGATCAAGAGCCCGCGGGAAATCGCCTTGATCCGGCGATCGAGCCTGCTGTCGGGCCTCGCGCTCATGGAGGCGATGCGCTCCACCGAGCCCGGAGTGATCGAAGACGAGCTCGATGCCGTGGCCAAGTTCATCTACCACCGAAACGGCGCTCAGGAAGACAGCTATTACAGCCTGATCGGAAGCGGGCGCAATGCCTGGTACCCGCACTACCACGCCAACCAGCGCACCATGCCCGACGGCGATCTGGTCCTGATGGACTACGCCCCGAATGTCGGCTACTACAACAGCGACGTGACCAGGATGTGGCCGGTCAACGGCCGGTTCTCACCGGGGCAGAAAGAGTTGTACGGATTCTACCTGGCCAGTTATCAGGCCATCATCACGGCGATGAAGCCGAACGTGCCGATTCGGACCATCAAACAAGAAGCGGCGGCCGCGATGGCCCGGACCCTCGCGGCTTGGCGATTTTCGAAGCCGGAGTACCGGCGGGGGGCCGAAGCCTTCGTCGCCGAGTACCAAGCGTCGGCCGCCGCGGGCGGGATGCTCGGACACTGGGTGGGCATGGCAACGCATGATGACGGCGGAGCCGTCGACATGCTCCGCGCCGGCATGGTGTTCACGATCGAGCCGGCTCTCCGGGTGCCCGAAGAGCAGATCTACATCCGGTTGGAGGACATGTTTCTGGTGACGAGTACCGGCATCGAGAACCTGTCAGGCTTTGTGCCGGTCGAACCGGCGGCCATCGAGCAGTTGATGAAGGAAGCGGGGGTGCTGCAGCGCTACCCCCGAGCGGGTAGCGCCATTCCCTGATTGGCCCTTACATCGACGGCGTGAACATGATGTGGGCCTTCGGGGTTCCCGGGGACATCAGCCACGGGTCATTGCCCTTGGGTTTTTCCGGGAGCCCGGTCGACGCCCCGGTCGCGTAGGGGATGTAGACGACGTACAACCGGTTCGCCCCGGTGATGGTGCCGGCTTTCGGATCGAGCGTCCCGCCGAAAAGTTGATAGAGGGCGGCCGGGCCGCTCGGGAGCTTGAGCGTTCCCGCCTTGGCCTCCGCAAACCGCACGGTGTCCACTTGGGTGGAAGGGGTGCCGCCGGCCCGGAGTTCCCGGCCTCGGGCCATGAAGGGCTCCAAGGACTGGTGATAGCACGAGACATGGAACTCCTTTTCCTTCGGATACTGCGCCAAACAGACCATCCCGCTCCCGGCCCGAAGCTCGACGAACTTCCCTGCCGCGTCGTAGCCGATGACCCGGGCACTCGCCCGCAGATTCTCCGGGAGTGGCAGGACGGCGGCCATGACCTGCTCTTCTTTGGGGGGAATCGGTGACTGGGCCGCGGCAGGCAATGCCCCGGCAACGATCGACGCAACCAGCAGGTGTGGCAATCTCATGCGTTCTCTCCGAATCGGACCCGTTTGAGTGACCGCTTGCAAGCTACCAGACGCCGGCCCCAACGGCTACCAAGGCATCGATCGTCGGCGCATCCTTGCTATTTCAACGTTCGAGGCGCAAATTCGCGAAGATTCCACTTTTTGCAAGCCCGCCCACCGCTCCGACTCGTCGTCTTGGGAGGTACCTCATGATTTTCAGAAGAGTGCTCTTTGCTGGCGCGCTATGCTGGTCCAGCCTGGCGTCG
This is a stretch of genomic DNA from Gemmatimonadota bacterium. It encodes these proteins:
- a CDS encoding PQQ-dependent dehydrogenase, methanol/ethanol family encodes the protein MSFRFKNSAIVLSAAMGLGTACARTREVDDKTLAAAERDSANWLTHGRTWSEQRMSPLHQIDDTSVARLGLAWWADLGTLHGLEATSLANDGVLYTTSAWSVVYAIDARTGKLLWRFDPEVPKDHGKFACCDVVNRGVALYRGRVFVATIDGRLIAIDQVTGKPVWTAQTTPRDGPYAITGAPRIADGKVVIGNAGSEYAVRGFVAAYDAMTGALAWRSYMVPGDPSKGFESKALERSAKTWSGEWWKGGGGGSPWDPIVSDPTLGLIYVGTGNASPWYPELRGPVPGDNLYAASIVALEATTGEIVWHYQTTPGDSWDYDATQPIVLADLTFAGKPRRVLMQANKNGFFYVIDRETGVLISATPFAKMTWATGIDSAGRPIINPAARPSREGALVMPSDLGAHNWHPISFSRTTGFVYFGVTDQAPAMHVVDPQFVLKASDQTVGYDARYQGPLTAELAAAKPVGRLVAWDPINGREAWRVDLPVSRSGGTLVTAGNLVFQGRGDGKLVAYRADDGKPVWEYDAGVGIAAAPMTYAVDQVQYVAVVVAPPLLYVDPGIKTGPGRLLVFALGKNAPLPSVVRVETPIPPPAATVAATPKELAEGAALSALHCDRCHSPDLNLVKSGAVPDLRRATTATHTAFESIVLGGARRALGMPTFVKDLTAEQARWIQAYILDQARRATAGPPRTGHH
- a CDS encoding hydrolase: MDLLPTAVVLASLAAQPAPVLPRPVAHATRIAKGPVIDGRLDDSVWLAARPIGGFVQHEPFDGRDATERTEVRILFDRGALYIGARLFDQNPAGIIRGETRRDLALKEQDTFMILLDTFRDRQNGFLFATTPAGVEHDGQINKEGEGGFGGPVGNAPSVTGANENVNWDGTWEVRTTIDEQGWSAEFRIPFETLRYGSGKPQVWGLNLARFIRRKNEEDFWSPVPRQHTLFRVSMAGSLEGLEPPSTRTLLLTPSVVGSLQKDYRANTATDAALEFGADAKIGLTPSLTLDLTYNTDFAQVEADDQQVNLTRFNLFFPEKRPFFLENAGVFAFGTPQSADIFFSRRIGLDRNNQQVPIDGGGRLSGKIGRLSLGLLDVQAGNNYSVGRVIYDLPHRSRIGAIAVSRINTDSTGDHNVTFGLDGKLGIGEAISLDGYAAHSETPGSTGRSNVVNLSGTYTTRTWELGSAFRRVDAGFRPDVGYLERPAFQFISLRVLRHLRTPNLAWFREARPHITFRQYDDLDGKPQSRLLHIDTHFVFANGAFFELPGVNFTREALRAPFEIAPGVIIPMGTYDHFEWAPIFNTNLSSPYSISGGVTLGGFYSGHKKGVTLTLNARPTDRINSSLRWSYDDVDLAEGSFHRTLVGFRFGYAFSPRVFIQGLTQYSNQAESLSANIRFGWLGPAGTGLFVVFNEGRASGEEPGLVNRVVVVKFTKQLDWAR
- a CDS encoding aminopeptidase P family protein, which translates into the protein MRYSPIVMALIAAALLAPQATAQEGVAPFTTDFPPEEFAARRLAVARAIGPDAIAVIQGAPSPQGYVRFRQSNEAYYLSGVEAPHLLLLIEGGTGRTTLYLPHRNAGRDRGEGRMLSAEDAEEVIKLTGVHAVFGPELLGEHLGRMVNRAGRTLYTPHAPAEGAVMSRDLGLRVNADIASDPWDGRPSREGHFIGLLKSRFPRFEIADLTPTLDGLRLIKSPREIALIRRSSLLSGLALMEAMRSTEPGVIEDELDAVAKFIYHRNGAQEDSYYSLIGSGRNAWYPHYHANQRTMPDGDLVLMDYAPNVGYYNSDVTRMWPVNGRFSPGQKELYGFYLASYQAIITAMKPNVPIRTIKQEAAAAMARTLAAWRFSKPEYRRGAEAFVAEYQASAAAGGMLGHWVGMATHDDGGAVDMLRAGMVFTIEPALRVPEEQIYIRLEDMFLVTSTGIENLSGFVPVEPAAIEQLMKEAGVLQRYPRAGSAIP